One window of the Geminocystis sp. M7585_C2015_104 genome contains the following:
- the cysK gene encoding cysteine synthase A, translated as MKIANNITELIGRTPLVRLNRIPKSEGCFAEIVVKLESMNPTASVKDRIGVNMINEAEKAGLIQPGNTILVEPTSGNTGIALAMAAAAKGYQLILTMPETMSLERRALLRAYGAKLELTPGIEGMAGAIRRAQEIVETIPNTYMLQQFENPANPAIHRQTTAEEIWQDTEGKVDFLVAGVGTGGTITGVAEVIKPRKPTFKAIAVEPKGSPVLSGGKPGPHKIQGIGAGFIPRVLKLDLIDEIIAVSDEDAMKYSRRLAREEGILSGISTGAVLAAAIQIAQRPENEGKLVVMIQASFGERYLSTPLFQDLSC; from the coding sequence ATGAAAATAGCCAATAATATTACAGAACTAATAGGAAGGACACCTCTAGTAAGACTAAACAGGATTCCAAAAAGTGAAGGCTGTTTTGCAGAGATTGTGGTAAAGTTGGAGAGTATGAATCCCACCGCCTCGGTAAAGGACAGGATTGGGGTGAACATGATAAACGAGGCGGAGAAGGCAGGTTTGATCCAACCCGGTAATACCATACTAGTAGAGCCTACATCCGGCAATACGGGCATTGCCCTAGCTATGGCGGCAGCAGCCAAGGGATACCAGCTAATTCTCACCATGCCGGAGACTATGAGTCTAGAAAGAAGGGCTCTTTTGCGCGCCTATGGGGCGAAACTAGAATTAACCCCCGGCATAGAAGGCATGGCTGGTGCTATTCGTCGCGCTCAGGAAATTGTTGAAACTATACCCAACACCTACATGCTACAACAGTTTGAAAATCCCGCTAACCCTGCAATCCACCGTCAAACCACTGCCGAAGAGATATGGCAGGATACAGAGGGGAAAGTGGACTTTTTAGTGGCAGGAGTCGGTACAGGAGGTACAATTACAGGAGTAGCAGAGGTAATTAAACCCAGAAAGCCCACTTTTAAAGCCATTGCCGTTGAACCAAAGGGTAGCCCTGTATTGTCGGGGGGTAAACCGGGGCCCCACAAAATCCAAGGCATTGGTGCTGGTTTTATCCCAAGAGTACTGAAATTAGACCTGATTGATGAAATTATAGCAGTCAGTGACGAGGACGCCATGAAATATAGTCGCCGTCTCGCCAGGGAGGAGGGAATCCTATCGGGTATTTCCACTGGTGCTGTCTTGGCAGCTGCTATTCAAATTGCCCAACGTCCCGAAAATGAGGGTAAACTAGTTGTCATGATTCAAGCCAGTTTTGGCGAACGTTATCTTAGCACACCTCTGTTTCAGGATTTGTCGTGTTAG